A stretch of Oncorhynchus mykiss isolate Arlee chromosome 14, USDA_OmykA_1.1, whole genome shotgun sequence DNA encodes these proteins:
- the LOC110489110 gene encoding forkhead box protein I1-ema-like yields MASFEPQGQSPPCCGPQFPSLGQEPPELSMYSDCYYPPPSLPSPQRTPDTSYDYSTSSPNPYLWFNGSGINAPPYLATAGPPGNPGPPFVPQHYGMQRPYLGSSGAGVPGGELSWFSLPSQEDLMKLVRPPYSYSALIAMAIHGAPERRLTLSQIYQYVADNFPFYNKSKAGWQNSIRHNLSLNDCFKKVPRDEDDPGKGNYWTLDPNCEKMFDNGNFRRKRKRKSDSLSGGEGESVGLESGDPNDRGSPQPPSNHGIDMSPTPERIPSPSSSGTAPCLSSFLSEMSGVASGGANVIGGDSLNHALPITLTLDGTQRPTQPGGFGSYCPSSGASEWASQLPPPPGLSSSPTHSSLGYSSPILSQFNGHFYPGLGSASILYPREGTEV; encoded by the exons ATGGCGTCGTTCGAACCTCAGGGCCAGTCTCCTCCTTGCTGTGGCCCCCAGTTCCCCAGCTTGGGCCAGGAACCTCCAGAACTCAGCATGTACAGTGACTGCTACTATCCTCCGCCATCGCTCCCCAGCCCCCAGCGTACCCCCGACACCTCCTACGACTACAGCACCTCCTCCCCCAACCCTTACCTGTGGTTCAACGGATCCGGCATCAACGCTCCCCCATACCTGGCCACTGCAGGGCCTCCAGGTAACCCCGGGCCCCCCTTCGTCCCCCAGCACTACGGAATGCAGAGGCCCTACCTGGGGTCCAGCGGGGCGGGGGTCCCTGGGGGGGAGCTGAGCTGGTTCTCTCTGCCCTCACAGGAAGACCTGATGAAGCTGGTACGCCCGCCCTACTCCTACTCTGCCCTCATCGCCATGGCGATCCACGGCGCCCCGGAGCGGCGGCTGACCCTGAGTCAGATCTACCAGTACGTGGCCGATAACTTCCCCTTCTACAACAAGAGCAAGGCTGGCTGGCAGAACTCGATCAGGCACAACCTGTCACTTAACGACTGCTTCAAGAAGGTCCCCAGAGACGAGGACGATCCTG gtAAGGGTAACTACTggacactagacccaaactgtgaGAAGATGTTTGACAATGGAAACTTCCGTCGTAAGAGAAAGAGGAAGTCTGATTCGctgtctggaggagagggggagtcagTAGGGCTGGAGTCAGGTGATCCCAATGACCGGGGGAGTCCCCAACCCCCCAGCAACCATGGGATCGACATGTCCCCCACGCCAGAGAGaatcccctccccttcctcctcaggTACCGCCCCTTGCCTGAGCAGCTTCCTGTCTGAGATGTCTGGAGTGGCGTCTGGGGGAGCCAATGTAATCGGAGGAGATTCGCTGAACCATGCCCTGCCCATAACCCTTACCCTGGACGGGACCCAGAGGCCTACACAGCCTGGGGGTTTTGGTAGTTACTGCCCTAGTTCAGGTGCTTCGGAGTGGGCTTCCCAGCTACCGCCTCCTCCTGGCCTCTCCTCCTCGCCCACCCACTCCTCCCTGGGTTACAGCAGCCCCATCCTCAGCCAGTTCAATGGGCATTTCTACCCTGGCTTGGGCTCAGCAAGCATCCTATACCCACGGGAAGGCACAGAGGTCTGA